GCGATCATCTCGGTGAAGCTGGGCGAGCCGCAGTTCGAGGGCCAGACCAAGACCAAGCTGGGCAACACGGAGGCCAAGACCTTCGTGCAGAAGGTCGTCCACGAGCAGCTGACGGACTGGTTCGACCGGAACCCCAACGAGGCCGCCGACATCATCCGCAAGGGCATCGCCGCCTCGACCGCCCGCGTGGCGGCCCGCAAGGCGCGTGACCTGACCCGCCGCAAGGGGCTGCTGGAGAGCGCCTCGCTGCCGGGCAAGCTGAGCGACTGCCAGTCGAACGACCCGACGAAGTGCGAGATCTTCATCGTCGAGGGTGACTCCGCCGGCGGTTCGGCGAAGTCCGGCCGCAACCCGATGTACCAGGCCATCCTGCCGATCCGCGGCAAGATCCTGAACGTCGAGAAGGCCCGGGTCGACAAGATCCTCCAGAACACCGAGGTCCAGGCGCTCATCTCCGCCTTCGGTACCGGTGTCCACGAGGACTTCGACATCGAGAAGCTCCGCTATCACAAGATCATCCTGATGGCGGACGCCGACGTCGACGGCCAGCACATCAACACGCTGCTGCTGACGTTCCTCTTCCGCTTCATGCGCCCGCTGGTCGAGGCCGGCCACGTCTACCTCTCGCGCCCGCCGCTCTACAAGATCAAGTGGGGCCGGGACGACTTCGAGTACGCGTACTCCGACCGCGAGCGCGACGCCCTGGTGGCACTCGGCAAGCAGAACGGCAAGCGGATCCGGGAGGACTCGATCCAGCGCTTCAAGGGCCTCGGCGAGATGAACGCCGAGGAGCTGCGGGTCACCACGATGGACATCGACCACCGTGTCCTGGGCCAGGTCACGCTGGACGACGCGGCGCAGGCCGACGACCTGTTCTCCGTGCTGATGGGCGAGGACGTCGAGGCGCGGCGCTCGTTCATCCAGCGCAACGCCAAGGACGTCCGCTTCCTCGACATCTGAGTCGGCCGTACCAGCAAGCCGCAGCCCGAAAGGATTTTGACCAGCAATGGCCGACGAGAATTCCCCTGTGACGCCCGAAGAGGAGCCCGCCGTCCCGGGTGTGGGCATGCGTGTCGAGCCCGTGGGGCTCGAGACGGAGATGCAGCGCTCCTACCTCGACTACGCGATGTCCGTCATCGTGTCGCGTGCGCTGCCCGACGTGCGGGACGGTCTCAAGCCCGTCCACCGCCGGGTGCTGTACGCGATGTACGACGGCGGTTACCGGCCCGAGAAGGGCTTCTACAAGTGCGCCCGCGTCGTCGGTGACGTCATGGGTACGTACCACCCGCACGGCGACTCCTCGATCTACGACGCGCTCGTGCGGCTCGCGCAGCCGTGGTCGATGCGGATGCCGCTGGTGGACTCCAACGGCAACTTCGGTTCCCCGGGCAACGACCCGGCCGCCGCCATGCGGTACACCGAGTGCAAGATGATGCCGCTGTCCATGGAGATGGTCCGGGACATCGACGAGGAGACCGTCGACTTCCAGGACAACTACGACGGCCGCAACCAGGAGCCGACGGTCCTGCCGGCGCGGTTCCCCAACCTCCTGGTGAACGGTTCCGCCGGTATCGCGGTCGGTATGGCGACCAACATCCCGCCGCACAACCTGCGCGAGGTCGCCGAGGGCGCCCAGTGGTACCTGGAGCACCCGGAAGCGGCTCCGGACGAGCTGCAGGACGCGCTGATCGAGCGGATCAAGGGCCCGGACTTCCCGACCGGCGCGCTGGTCGTGGGCCGCAAGGGCATCGAGGAGGCCTACCGCACGGGCCGCGGCTCGATCACCATGCGGGCGGTCGTCGCGGTCGAGGAGATCCAGAACCGCCAGTGCCTGGTCGTCACGGAGCTCCCGTACCAGACCAACCCCGACAACCTCGCGCAGAAGATCGCCGACCTGGTCAAGGACGGCAAGATCGGCGGGATCGCGGACGTCCGGGACGAGACGTCCTCGCGTACCGGCCAGCGCCTGGTGGTGGTGCTCAAGCGTGACGCGGTCGCCAAGGTGGTGCTCAACAACCTCTACAAGCACACCGACCTGCAGACGAACTTCGGCGCGAACATGCTGGCGCTCGTCGACGGCGTCCCGCGGACCCTGTCGATCGACGCGTTCATCCGGCACTGGGTGACGCACCAGATCGAGGTCATCATCCGGCGTACGCGGTTCCGGCTGCGCAAGGCCGAGGAGCGGGCGCACATCCTGCGCGGCCTGCTCAAGGCGCTGAACGCCATCGAGGAGGTCATCGCGCTCATCCGCCGCAGCAACACGGTGGAGATCGCGCGTGAGGGCCTGATGGGCCTGCTGGAGATCGACGAGATCCAGGCCAACGCGATCCTGGAGATGCAGCTGCGCCGGCTGGCCGCGCTGGAGCACCAGAAGATCACCGCCGAGCACGACGAGCTCCAGGCGAAGATCAACGAGTACAACGCGATCCTGGCCTCGCCCGAGCTGCAGCGCGGCATCGTCAGCGAGGAACTGGCCGCCATCGTCGACAAGTTCGGCGACGACCGGCGTTCCAAGCTGGTGCCCTTCGAGGGTGACATGTCCATCGAGGACCTGATCGCCGAGGAGGACATCGTCGTCACGATCAGCCGTGGCGGCTATGTGAAGCGCACCAAGACGGACGACTACCGCTCGCAGAAGCGGGGCGGCAAGGGCGTGCGCGGCACGAAGCTCAGGGAAGACGACATCGTCGACCACTTCTTCGTGTCCACGACCCACCACTGGCTGCTGTTCTTCACGAACAAGGGCCGCGTCTACCGGGCCAAGGCGTACGAGCTGCCGGACGCCGGGCGGGACGCCCGGGGCCAGCACGTCGCGAACCTGCTGGCGTTCCAGCCGGACGAGCGGATCGCGCAGATCCTGGCGATCCGGGACTACGAGGCCGCTCCGTACCTGGTCCTGGCCACCCAGGCCGGTCTGGTGAAGAAGACCCCGCTGAAGGACTACGACTCGCCGCGCTCCGGTGGTGTCATCGCGATCAACCTCCGGGAGACGGAGAGCGGCGCCGACGACGAACTGATCGGCGCGGAGCTGGTGTCGGCCGAGGACGACCTGCTGCTCATCAGCAAGAAGGCCCAGTCGATCCGGTTCACCGCGACGGACGACGCGCTGCGGCCGATGGGGCGCGCCACGTCGGGTGTGAAGGGCATGAGTTTCCGGGAAGGGGACGAACTGCTCTCGATGAATGTCGTCCGGCCCGGTACGTTCGTCTTCACTGCGACCGACGGCGGGTACGCGAAGCGGACCCCCGTCGACGAGTACCGCGTCCAGGGGCGTGGCGGTCTGGGCATCAAGGCCGCGAAGATCGTCGAGGACCGGGGTTCACTCGTCGGCGCGCTGGTGGTGGAGGAGACGGACGAGATCCTCGCCATCACGCTCGGCGGCGGTGTGATCCGTACGCGAGTCAATGAAGTCAGGGAGACGGGCCGTGACACCATGGGCGTCCAACTGATCAATCTGGGCAAGCGCGATGCCGTCGTC
This DNA window, taken from Streptomyces nitrosporeus, encodes the following:
- the gyrA gene encoding DNA gyrase subunit A, whose product is MADENSPVTPEEEPAVPGVGMRVEPVGLETEMQRSYLDYAMSVIVSRALPDVRDGLKPVHRRVLYAMYDGGYRPEKGFYKCARVVGDVMGTYHPHGDSSIYDALVRLAQPWSMRMPLVDSNGNFGSPGNDPAAAMRYTECKMMPLSMEMVRDIDEETVDFQDNYDGRNQEPTVLPARFPNLLVNGSAGIAVGMATNIPPHNLREVAEGAQWYLEHPEAAPDELQDALIERIKGPDFPTGALVVGRKGIEEAYRTGRGSITMRAVVAVEEIQNRQCLVVTELPYQTNPDNLAQKIADLVKDGKIGGIADVRDETSSRTGQRLVVVLKRDAVAKVVLNNLYKHTDLQTNFGANMLALVDGVPRTLSIDAFIRHWVTHQIEVIIRRTRFRLRKAEERAHILRGLLKALNAIEEVIALIRRSNTVEIAREGLMGLLEIDEIQANAILEMQLRRLAALEHQKITAEHDELQAKINEYNAILASPELQRGIVSEELAAIVDKFGDDRRSKLVPFEGDMSIEDLIAEEDIVVTISRGGYVKRTKTDDYRSQKRGGKGVRGTKLREDDIVDHFFVSTTHHWLLFFTNKGRVYRAKAYELPDAGRDARGQHVANLLAFQPDERIAQILAIRDYEAAPYLVLATQAGLVKKTPLKDYDSPRSGGVIAINLRETESGADDELIGAELVSAEDDLLLISKKAQSIRFTATDDALRPMGRATSGVKGMSFREGDELLSMNVVRPGTFVFTATDGGYAKRTPVDEYRVQGRGGLGIKAAKIVEDRGSLVGALVVEETDEILAITLGGGVIRTRVNEVRETGRDTMGVQLINLGKRDAVVGIARNAEAGREAEEVEGAEADETEAGTTEAGTAEAQAESVAEGTAPSAGEHEE